From a region of the Impatiens glandulifera chromosome 4, dImpGla2.1, whole genome shotgun sequence genome:
- the LOC124937021 gene encoding uncharacterized protein LOC124937021: protein MSSNLQTAAFAYTVVYVKDVAKSVTFYANAFGYAVRRLDDNNKWGELESGQTTIAFTPIHQRETDDRTGEVQLPHSQRERNPVEVCFDYPDVDLAYKRAVDNGALPVSAPEEKPWGQKVGYVRDIDGIVVRMGSYVGRAIS, encoded by the exons ATGTCGTCAAATCTTCAAACCGCTGCTTTCGCCTACACGGTGGTTTACGTTAAAGATGTCGCCAAATCCGTCACTTTCTACGCCAACGCCTTTGGTTATGCCGTTCGTAGGTTGGACGACAACAATAA ATGGGGTGAGCTTGAGAGTGGTCAGACTACCATAGCTTTCACTCCTATCCATCAAAGAGAAACCGATGATCGGACCGGGGAGGTTCAGTTGCCTCATAGCCAAAGAGAAAGAAACCCAGTTGAGGTTTGCTTCGATTATCCAGATGTAGATCTTGCTTATAAG AGGGCAGTGGATAATGGAGCTTTGCCGGTAAGTGCACCGGAGGAGAAGCCATGGGGACAGAAAGTTGGTTATGTTCGAGATATTGATGGAATTGTGGTTAGAATGGGAAGCTATGTTGGAAGAGCAATATCATGA